The following coding sequences lie in one Spinacia oleracea cultivar Varoflay chromosome 1, BTI_SOV_V1, whole genome shotgun sequence genomic window:
- the LOC110787443 gene encoding leucine-rich repeat receptor-like serine/threonine-protein kinase SKM1 produces the protein MTKSSQITKFFIFFISITFELSKANEMDHLLSFKASVKDPTRSLSSWGHSKSICTWNGISCTPNKTHVLTINLSTKNISGEIPPSLFRLPFVVSIDLSGNQLYGNVSEGLFSCLSLKNLNLSNNNLTGGVPSPVKYGTGFETLDFSNNMLTGKIPENLGLLSNLKYLDFGGNALVGEIPRSISNLTKLETITLASNQLSGEIPFELGKLKNLKWIYLGYNNLSGSIPIDLGMLPSLYHLDLVYNKLSGSIPLSFGNLTNLQHLFLYQNKLNGSIPPSIYTLGSLVSLDLSDNRLSGEILEEIIHLKNLEVLHLFTNNFTGKIPNSISSLPRLRVLQLWSNNFHGNIPKDLGKTNNLTVLDLSTNSLSGRIPDSLCNSGYLSKLILFSNSLFGRIPVSLGSCHSLKRIRLQNNSLSGGLPKGFTKLENVYFLDVSNNDLSGDVNEEKWDMPMLQMLNLGNNKFVGGLPDLSTSVKLENFDLSDNHFSSNIPTSYGKLKELMLLRLSRNRISGAIPEELTSCKKMVTLDLSHNRLTGPIPRGLGQMPVLGQLDLSENQLSGEIPRNLGDVDSLVEVNISYNHLRGRLPSTAAFLDINSSAVAGNDHLCGGPHDDSTSGLLPCGGDDHKGPTMAVWWGLAISLGVIMFVTIITLCVFIIIKKRRQRLLQVQRMEMNDGIWEIQLFDPRASKNISIHDIITAKNDSNKKFVVEELLMSVNNLWEEISQFGKIRHPNIVKLLGVCKSEKGGFLMYEKVEGKCLSEVVHELSWERRKRIAIGIARALKFLHYHCSPSVFVGEMSPERIVVDEKDEARLRLSVGGGLFCLGPKSFMSSAYVAPETKEAKEITDKNDVYGFGLILVQLLTGKGPTEAELGAPNGVIGWARHCYSDCHLDTWVDPRIRDQKLNNPNEIVETMNLALQCTATDPTARPCSSDVVKTLESIIKTKRCVLGLEISK, from the exons ATGACAAAATCATCACAAATTACCAAATTTTTTATCTTCTTTATCTCTATTACATTCGAGCTATCTAAAGCTAATGAAATGGACCATCTTTTATCCTTCAAAGCTTCGGTAAAAGACCCGACCCGTTCGCTTTCGAGTTGGGGTCATTCCAAATCAATATGTACTTGGAATGGCATTTCTTGCACACCTAACAAAACTCATGTCCTTACAATCAACCTCTCTACCAAAAACATCTCCGGCGAGATTCCGCCGTCGTTGTTTCGTCTTCCCTTTGTTGTTTCCATTGATCTTTCCGGTAACCAGCTTTATGGGAATGTTTCAGAAGGTTTGTTTTCCTGTTTATCACTAAAGAACCTCAACTTAAGCAACAATAACCTCACCGGCGGTGTGCCTAGTCCGGTGAAATACGGCACCGGTTTCGAGACGTTAGACTTCTCCAACAATATGCTCACCGGTAAAATACCGGAGAATCTCGGTTTGCTGAGTAATTTGAAGTATCTTGATTTTGGCGGGAATGCTCTAGTGGGGGAAATCCCGAGGTCGATTTCGAATTTGACGAAGTTGGAGACTATAACATTGGCTTCTAACCAACTTTCCGGCGAAATTCCATTTGAATTGGggaaattgaagaatttgaaaTGGATTTATTTGGGGTACAACAATTTGTCAGGAAGTATCCCAATTGATTTGGGTATGTTACCCTCACTTTACCATCTTGATCTTGTTTACAACAAACTCAGTGGCTCAATTCCGTTATCTTTTGGTAATCTTACAAATCTTCAACACCTTTTTCTTTACCAAAACAAGTTAAATGGCTCAATTCCTCCCTCTATTTACACACTAGGAAGTCTAGTTTCACTTGACTTGAGTGATAATCGTCTCTCCGGCGAAATTCTTGAGGAAATCATCCACCTTAAAAACCTCGAAGTTCTTCATCTTTTCACTAATAATTTCACAGGAAAAATCCCAAACTCTATATCTTCATTGCCTCGTCTTCGAGTTCTTCAGCTATGGTCTAATAATTTTCATGGTAACATCCCTAAAGACCTTGGCAAAACCAACAACCTTACAGTTTTAGACCTTTCTACAAATTCCCTTAGCGGGAGAATCCCTGATTCCCTTTGCAATTCCGGATATCTTTCTAAGCTTATCCTCTTTTCGAATTCCCTTTTTGGAAGAATCCCAGTTAGCTTGGGATCATGCCACTCTCTTAAACGCATTCGTCTTCAAAACAATTCTCTTTCTGGGGGGTTGCCTAAGGGGTTTACCAAGCTCGAAAATGTTTATTTTCTCGATGTTTCGAACAATGATCTATCCGGGGATGTGAACGAAGAGAAATGGGATATGCCAATGCTTCAAATGTTGAATTTAggtaataataagtttgttggAGGGTTGCCTGATTTGTCAACTAGTGTTAAGCTTGAGAATTTTGATTTATCAGATAATCATTTTTCGAGTAATATTCCTACTAGTTATGGTAAACTTAAAGAGTTGATGTTGTTAAGGCTATCTAGAAACCGGATTAGTGGAGCAATTCCGGAGGAGTTAACATCATGTAAGAAAATGGTAACCCTTGACCTTAGTCATAATAGGCTAACCGGCCCAATCCCTCGCGGGTTGGGTCAAATGCCGGTGTTGGGTCAGCTAGACTTATCGGAGAATCAgctttccggtgagataccgaGGAACTTGGGTGACGTGGACTCATTAGTTGAGGTTAACATTTCGTATAACCACCTTCGCGGTAGGTTGCCCTCCACCGCTGCATTCCTTGACATCAACTCGAGTGCAGTGGCGGGGAATGATCACCTATGTGGTGGGCCCCACGACGACTCCACGAGCGGGTTACTACCATGCGGAGGGGACGATCATAAGGGCCCCACCATGGCCGTGTGGTGGGGCCTAGCTATATCACTTGGTGTTATCATGTTTGTTACAATCATCACCCTTTGTGtgttcatcatcatcaagaaAAGGAGGCAAAGGTTGTTACAAGTCCAAAGGATGGAAATGAATGATGGCATTTGGGAAATTCAACTCTTTGATCCTAGGGCATCTAAGAATATTTCCATCCATGACATTATTACCGCGAAAAATGATAGCAACAAGAAATTTGTGGTAGAAGAGTTGTTGATGAGTGTGAATAACTTGTGGGAGGAGATTTCACAATTTGGTAAAATTAGGCATCCAAATATTGTGAAGCTTCTTGGGGTTTGTAAGTCCGAAAAGGGAGGGTTTTTGATGTATGAGAAGGTGGAAGGGAAGTGTTTAAGTGAAGTTGTTCATGAATTGAGTTGGGAACGTCGTAAAAGGATCGCTATTGGGATTGCTAGGGCTCTCAAGTTCCTACATTATCATTGCTCGCCGAGTGTTTTTGTCGGTGAAATGTCGCCGGAGAGAATCGTCGTCGATGAAAAAGATGAGGCTCGCCTGAGATTAAGTGTTGGTGGTGGGTTATTTTGCTTAGGACCTAAGAGCTTCATGTCTTCTGCCTATGTTGCACCAG AAACAAAAGAGGCTAAGGAGATCACAGACAAAAATGATGTCTATGGATTTGGTCTAATTCTTGTTCAACTCCTCACCGGAAAGGGCCCAACAGAGGCAGAGTTAGGTGCCCCGAATGGTGTTATCGGGTGGGCACGCCATTGTTATTCGGATTGTCATCTCGACACGTGGGTTGATCCCCGGATCCGAGATCAAAAGTTGAATAACCCAAATGAGATTGTGGAGACTATGAACTTGGCTCTCCAATGCACTGCTACTGACCCAACTGCAAGGCCTTGTTCAAGTGATGTTGTTAAAACCCTAGAGTCTATTATAAAGACTAAAAGGTGTGTTTTAGGGTTGGAAATCTCAAAGTAA
- the LOC130466180 gene encoding uncharacterized protein: MENDIKLRKAISDISLHIEDIEDHVTSKIECECCGLNEECSFNYIEQVKDIHNGRWVCGLCSEAVKERLIHHHHHSSTIITSTSKMVMMIDALSLHKEFCDEFNNTTRINPQLSLTCSLKGIAIRSSQRRILSRDDKKLPLSRLARSSSCLPRIEIDRHGGKP, encoded by the coding sequence GAAAATGATATAAAGCTGAGGAAGGCCATATCCGATATATCACTCCACATAGAAGACATAGAAGATCACGTAACGTCGAAAATAGAATGTGAATGTTGTGGACTTAATGAAGAATGCTCGTTTAATTACATAGAACAAGTAAAGGATATTCACAATGGTAGATGGGTTTGTGGACTTTGCTCCGAAGCTGTTAAAGAGAGGCtaattcatcatcatcatcattcatCAACTATTATTACGTCGACATCGAAAATGGTGATGATGATAGATGCTTTAAGTTTGCACAAGGAGTTTTGTGACGAGTTTAACAACACTACAAGGATTAACCCTCAGCTTTCGCTAACTTGTTCTTTGAAAGGGATCGCGATACGAAGCTCTCAACGTCGGATATTATCAAGGGATGATAAGAAGTTGCCATTGTCGAGGCTTGCCAGAAGTTCTAGTTGTTTACCAAGGATTGAGATCGATCGACATGGGGGAAAACCATAG
- the LOC130466181 gene encoding uncharacterized protein, with the protein MDNDGKIDPASPYYLSSGDQPGLIITHVLLRGGINYMAWARAMQLSLQSRRKFVFVDGTITQPMEKKKQLDWVTVNSMLVSWMLKGMEPKIATSIPYHDNAKKLWDYLAKKYGIANGPRLQQLRGEIVACKQVKGMTIEEYYTTLTGLYDDLVQFKPLRSCECGNCSCNMVGKLQEDRDEEILHQFLIGVDDDLYATVRTNLLSRTPLPTLDEAYLAFEQEERSRGIALSNAAKEQVHTQSIFALQAEQRPKARYERSDKSQLNCTHCKRNGHDNSTCFKLHGYPEWYDEMKQRRAKAGSSTGGVVPVTAARSRGGIPARANAISTTNVGESNALGVTESGNVTTFADYTPEQVRTIINMLNSTSLNNKNSNNNNAQLDKMTGPTFGEPDWSR; encoded by the exons ATGGACAACGACGGTAAAATCGATCCCGCGTCTCCGTATTACCTAAGTTCTGGAGATCAACCGGGGCTTATTATCACCCATGTATTGTTACGGGGTGGTATTAACTACATGGCATGGGCTAGGGCTATGCAGCTCTCGCTACAATCGCGCCGAAAATTTGTGTTTGTTGATGGAACAATCACACAACCTATGGAGAAGAAGAAGCAACTCGACTGGGTAACGGTTAATTCTATGCTCGTCTCATGGATGTTGAAGGGCATGGAGCCCAAGATTGCTACTTCTATTCCCTATCATGACAATGCTAAGAAATTGTGGGATTACTTAGCCAAGAAATATGGTATTGCAAATGGTCCTCGTCTGCAGCAGCTACGTGGTGAGATTGTTGCGTGCAAGCAAGTCAAGGGGATGACAATTGAAGAATACTACACGACTTTGACGGGTTTGTATGACGATTTGGTGCAATTCAAGCCTTTACGCTCTTGTGAATGTGGTAACTGCTCCTGTAATATGGTTGGGAAATTGCAAGAGGACAGAGATGAGGAGATCTTGCATCAGTTTTTAATTGGGGTAGATGATGATCTCTATGCAACGGTACGTACGAACCTCTTATCCAGGACTCCTTTGCCAACATTAGATGAAGCCTACCTAGCATTTGAGCAAGAAGAACGCTCAAGGGGAATTGCTTTGTCCAATGCTGCGAAAGAACAAGTTCACACGCAATCTATCTTTGCGTTACAGGCCGAGCAACGTCCCAAGGCTCGCTATGAGAGGTCCGACAAATCCCAACTGAACTGCACTCATTGCAAGCGCAATGGACATGACAACAGTACGTGTTTCAAGCTTCACGGATACCCGGAGTGGTACGATGAGATGAAGCAACGTCGTGCAAAGGCTGGGTCGTCTACAGGTGGTGTTGTGCCCGTGACGGCAGCTCGCAGTCGCGGAGGTATACCCGCGAGAGCTAATGCAATTTCTACTACCAATGTAGGGGAGAGTAATGCTTTGGGCGTGACTGAGAGTGGTAATGTTACCACTTTCGCTGATTATACTCCTGAGCAAGTAAGGACAATCATTAATATGCTCAACAGTACCTCCCTCAACAATAAAAACTCCAACAATAATAATGCACAGTTGGACAAAATGACAG GACCAACGTTCGGGGAGCCTGATTGGAGCCGGTGA